Proteins encoded within one genomic window of Jiangella mangrovi:
- a CDS encoding glucoamylase family protein, which produces MHLRRSAKAVAAGAALALAAGLALPTQATPTVAARPADGLSAADRATLQRYAEDTWASFVAMTDEASGMPADKLKHDGTTSVQTSTTNIGAYMWSAVVAEELGIIERAELVDRLAVTLGTLEGLERHEESGQFYNWYDHHTGEVITTWPDDGSTVVPHLSSVDNGWLATGLQVVTEAVPELAEPARALYDSMDFGFYYRPEVNRILFHYAPSTGAAPCCYDTLVSESRIATYIGIAKGELPRKTYFGTWRSFPNTCDWSWTEQKSEGEHRTYLRQQVWEGAYQYRGIEVVPGWGGSMFEALMPSLFVPEESWGRRSWAVNHPNTVQAHIEHGMEEAQYGYWGFSPSNNTNGGYNVYGVDAIGMDPNGYPSNNDATLVDPGWEGCDKPAQPAPEPEDYTNGVVTPHASFLALRYAPEQAMENLANLEDDFDIYSEWGFRDAVNVGTGTVDEWFLSLDQGMVMGAIGNALADDLLRDAFVTPDVQARVKPVIAMEEFTNYR; this is translated from the coding sequence ATGCACCTACGACGAAGCGCGAAGGCCGTCGCCGCGGGGGCCGCCCTGGCCCTGGCGGCCGGCCTGGCCCTGCCCACCCAGGCCACACCGACCGTCGCGGCCCGGCCCGCCGACGGCCTGTCCGCCGCCGACCGCGCCACGCTGCAGCGCTACGCCGAGGACACCTGGGCGTCGTTCGTCGCGATGACGGACGAGGCCAGCGGGATGCCCGCGGACAAGCTCAAGCACGACGGCACCACCAGCGTGCAGACGTCGACCACCAACATCGGCGCCTACATGTGGAGCGCCGTCGTCGCCGAGGAGCTCGGCATCATCGAGCGCGCCGAGCTGGTCGACCGGCTCGCCGTCACCCTCGGCACGCTGGAGGGGCTGGAGCGGCACGAGGAGAGCGGCCAGTTCTACAACTGGTACGACCACCACACCGGCGAGGTCATCACCACCTGGCCCGACGACGGCAGCACCGTCGTCCCGCACCTGTCGTCGGTCGACAACGGCTGGCTGGCGACCGGCCTGCAGGTCGTCACCGAGGCCGTCCCGGAGCTCGCGGAACCGGCCCGCGCGCTCTACGACAGCATGGACTTCGGGTTCTACTACCGGCCCGAGGTGAACCGGATCCTGTTCCACTACGCGCCCAGCACCGGCGCCGCGCCCTGCTGCTACGACACGCTGGTCAGCGAGAGCCGCATCGCCACCTACATCGGCATCGCGAAGGGCGAGCTGCCGCGCAAGACCTACTTCGGCACCTGGCGCAGCTTCCCGAACACCTGCGACTGGAGCTGGACGGAGCAGAAGTCCGAGGGCGAGCACCGCACCTACCTGCGCCAGCAGGTCTGGGAGGGCGCCTACCAGTACCGCGGCATCGAGGTGGTCCCCGGCTGGGGCGGCAGCATGTTCGAGGCGCTCATGCCGTCGCTGTTCGTGCCCGAGGAGTCCTGGGGCCGGCGCAGCTGGGCCGTCAACCACCCCAACACCGTCCAGGCGCACATCGAGCACGGAATGGAGGAGGCCCAGTACGGCTACTGGGGCTTCTCGCCGTCGAACAACACCAACGGCGGCTACAACGTCTACGGCGTGGACGCGATCGGGATGGACCCGAACGGCTACCCGTCGAACAACGACGCCACCCTCGTCGACCCCGGCTGGGAGGGCTGCGACAAGCCGGCCCAGCCGGCGCCCGAGCCCGAGGACTACACCAACGGCGTCGTCACGCCGCACGCCTCGTTCCTGGCGCTGCGCTACGCCCCCGAGCAGGCGATGGAGAACCTCGCGAACCTGGAGGACGACTTCGACATCTACTCCGAGTGGGGCTTCCGCGACGCCGTCAACGTCGGCACCGGCACCGTCGACGAGTGGTTCCTCTCACTGGACCAGGGCATGGTGATGGGCGCGATCGGCAACGCCCTCGCCGACGACCTGCTGCGCGACGCCTTCGTCACGCCCGACGTGCAGGCGCGGGTGAAGCCCGTCATCGCCATGGAGGAGTTCACCAACTACCGCTGA